One Castanea sativa cultivar Marrone di Chiusa Pesio chromosome 4, ASM4071231v1 DNA window includes the following coding sequences:
- the LOC142631481 gene encoding polyphenol oxidase, chloroplastic-like: MASLSQPSLTTTTKTHIPLSSLSPFFPKKIQLSKFPKRNHHLASRVVSCKAQSDDQNGQEQQSPLEKFDRRDVLIGLGGLYGATNLYNDGPFAMAAPVSAPDLTKCSKADLPAGAKPVNCCPPSSTKIIDFKLPPQNSPLRVRPAAHLADKEYIAKYSQAIKLMKALPADDPRNFTQQANVHCAYCDGAYDQVGFPDLEVQVHNSWLFYPFHRYYLYFYEKILGKLIDDPTFALPFWNWDSPSGMKMPAMFADPKSPLYDTYRNAKHQPPTLLDLDYSGTDESTTSQDQLSSNLTVMYRQMVSNGKNPKLFFGNAYRAGSDPDPGAGSIENIPHGPVHLWCGDTTQPNLEDMGNFYSAGRDPIFFSHHSNVDRMWTIWKTLGGKKRSDPKDKDWLNTTFLFYDENAQPVRVKVKDCLESTNLNYVYQDVEIPWLKSKPTPRKSKTKKVAKLFQLGGGVGVAQAAETSSPSVKFPVVLDKVIRTVVSRPKKKRSKDEKDEEEEVLVVEGIQFERDSAVKFDVYVNDEDDSPSRPDKTEFAGSFVNVPHRHNHTKKMNTVLNLGITELLEDLDVEDDDSVVVTLVPRFGKGLATIGGIKIEFVS; the protein is encoded by the exons ATGGCTTCTCTCTCACAACCATCCCTTACTACCACCACCAAGACCCACATTCCCCTTTCCTCTCTGTCTCCATTCTTTCCCAAAAAAATCCAACTTTCTAAATTTCCAAAACGCAACCATCACCTTGCTTCTAGAGTAGTCTCATGCAAAGCCCAAAGTGATGACCAAAATGGACAAGAACAACAATCTCCTCTAGAAAAGTTTGATAGGAGAGATGTACTCATTGGCTTAGGAGGCCTCTATGGTGCTACAAATCTTTACAATGATGGCCCTTTTGCCATGGCAGCTCCTGTGTCTGCCCCAGATCTAACGAAGTGTAGCAAAGCTGATTTACCAGCTGGAGCAAAACCAGTCAATTGTTGCCCACCATCATCCACTAAAATCATTGATTTTAAGCTACCTCCACAAAACTCACCCTTGCGTGTTAGACCCGCAGCTCATTTAGCTGACAAGGAATACATAGCCAAATACTCCCAAGCCATTAAGCTCATGAAAGCTTTACCAGCTGATGACCCAAGAAATTTCACACAACAAGCCAATGTTCATTGTGCTTACTGTGATGGTGCATACGACCAAGTTGGTTTCCCTGACCTTGAAGTCCAAGTTCACAACTCTTGGCTCTTCTATCCCTTCCATCGTTACTACTTatacttttatgaaaaaatctTGGGAAAGTTGATTGACGACCCAACTTTTGCTTTGCCATTTTGGAACTGGGATTCACCTTCTGGCATGAAAATGCCAGCCATGTTTGCTGACCCCAAATCACCACTTTATGATACTTACCGCAATGCAAAGCACCAGCCACCGACCTTGCTTGACCTTGATTATAGTGGGACTGATGAATCAACAACAAGCCAAGACCAATTGTCTAGCAACCTCACCGTCATGTATCGCCAAATGGTGTCAAATGGTAAGAATCCTAAGCTATTCTTTGGCAATGCTTACCGTGCTGGAAGTGATCCTGACCCGGGTGCTGGATCGATTGAGAACATTCCACACGGTCCTGTACACTTATGGTGCGGTGACACCACTCAGCCTAATCTTGAAGACATGGGCAACTTCTACTCAGCAG GTAGAGatccaatatttttttctcaccactCCAATGTGGATAGAATGTGGACTATATGGAAAACATTAGGAGGGAAGAAACGATCTGATCCAAAAGACAAAGATTGGTTAAACACTACCTTTTTGTTCTACGATGAAAATGCACAGCCAGTTCGTGTTAAGGTTAAGGACTGCCTTGAGTCTACAAACCTGAATTATGTTTATCAAGACGTGGAAATTCCATGGCTGAAGTCTAAACCAACACCACGTAAATCAAAAACCAAGAAAGTAGCCAAGTTGTTTCAACTAGGAGGAGGTGTAGGTGTAGCACAAGCTGCTGAAACATCATCCCCAAGTGTTAAGTTTCCAGTTGTTTTGGACAAGGTGATAAGGACTGTGGTGTCTAGGCCtaagaaaaagagaagcaaGGATGAGAAGGATGAAGAGGAGGAAGTGTTAGTGGTTGAAGGGATTCAGTTTGAGAGAGATTCGGCTGTGAAGTTTGATGTGTATGTTAATGATGAGGATGACTCCCCCAGTAGACCCGACAAGACTGAGTTTGCTGGGAGCTTTGTGAATGTGCCTCATAGGCATAACCATACGAAGAAAATGAACACTGTCTTGAATCTTGGGATCACTGAGTTGTTGGAGGATTTGGACGTTGAAGATGATGATAGTGTGGTGGTGACCTT